The DNA sequence ACTTTTATTTCTGAATTACCATCCATTGCGGATGTAGTTTCATCTAATAAAATTATCTTTGGATTTTTATAAAATGCACGAAGTATTCCTATTTTTTGTTTTTCACCACCAGAAAAATTAACACCTTTTTCTTCTACATACGATTCAATACCATTGGGAAGTCCATAAATAAATTTATTAAATCCAAAAACATTTATATCTTCACTTATTTTATTAATGTTTGGTTCATAATCACCAAAAGCAATGTTTTCAATTAATGAACCTTTAAATAAATCTATTTGTTGTGGAACCGCAACAACATTTTTGCGTAAACTTTTTGTTTGAATATGATTTATATCAATTTGTCCAAATAATATTTGACCATTTTTAATTGAATAAATATTTTGCAGAATATTTAAAATAGTACTTTTACCAGTTCCACTTTCACCAGCAAGTACATTTAGTTTTCCCTTTTTAATAATAAAATCTAAGTTAGAAAATATCTCTTTTCGTGAACCATAGCTAAATGAAATATCTTTTAATATTATATCTTCAATTTCTGTACTAAATTGTTCTTTTTTAAATTGGTCATTTTTTTCATGTTCCAAATCCATAATTTCAAAAAGACGATCAGCTGCTATTAAAGCATTTTGAATCGTAGAATTCATTTTTATTAAACTACTTATTGGTTGATTAAAATAGCCTAATAACGCATAAAACAAAAAAAGAGTTCCAAGTGTAATTTCATTTTCTATTACATAATATGAACCAATCCAAAATAGTATTAATACAAATAATTTAGATATTGTCTCAGATGAATAATTTGAAAAGATTGAGTTTTTTCCAGATTTATAAATAGTTTTTAATAATTGAATGAAACTCATTTCTGTTTTGAAATTCGTATACTCTTCAACACCCATTGATTTAATTGTATTTATTGAACTAAGCGATTCAACAAAATTTGATTCTAGAAGAGCTGCATTCTCCATCATTTTTCTTTCAGTCTTTTTATTCAATTTGTTTATAATAAAATATAGAAACGAATAAATTGGAATTGCCAATAAAATGACTAATGCTAATTTGTAACTATATATGAACATTAATGAGAAAGAGAAGAAAACAATAAAAATATTTAGCATAAAATCTATTGATGCATCATTAATAAAATTCCTAATTTTTATAGCATCATTTATTCTGGAGATAATTTCTCCAACTCGCATTGTATCAAAGAATCTTTGAGGTAAGGTTAAAAGATGTTTATAATATCCGAGTATCAGCCTTGCATCAATGTGTTGTCCGGTTTTTAGTATAAATAAATTCTTTACTGTGCCAAGAAAAATTTGAAATACTATTAGAATTAGAAAAATGACACTTAATAAGTTAAGTAAATTTTTGTTTCCGTTTGGAATAACATAATCCGTAATCTTTTCAATATAAATTGATGTAAATAAACCAATTATTGTATAGAATAATGCACCTAATAATGCTTGTATCCAAACTTTTTTGTGTGGTTTAATTAAGAACCAAAATCTTTTATATATGGAAACTTTTTCATCTTTCTCAATAAAATTATCACTAGGTAAAAGCAAAACAAGAACACCTGTCCACTCTTTTTCAAAGCTTTCAATGTTTCGCTTACATGTTTTTCCTTCTGCTGGGTCCATTATCCAAACTGAATCTTTCCGCACTTTGTAAATTACTACATAATGCTGCAATACCTCTTTTACAATAACATGTGCAATGGCAGGTAATGGGATTTTAGATAAACTTTCTAAATTACCTTTAACTCCTTTTGCTTGGTATTTTAGCTTTTCAGCTGCTTCTATTAAACCTAGTACGTTTGTTCCTTTTTTATCTGTAGAGGCAAATTGTCTAATTTTCGAAATAGGGACAAACAATTTGTAATGTGCAGATATTGATGCAAGACAAGCAGCTCCACAATCAGTTATATCATGTTGTTTTATATTTACTGAAGCCATAATTTAGTTTTGATTATTAAGTTGTGGATTTACAAAATCGTCAATTTTATCAAAAAGTAAATTATAAAGGCTTCGTTTATTATGTAGAAAATTTGCTGTAAAAGTCATCCCTTTTTTTAAATTACCCTTTAAATTATAATTTAATTCTAAGAAATTTTGACTTGTTTTACATATAACTTTAAAGAAATATGAATTATTTAAAATGACTACATCATCGCTAACAACGATAACTTTACCTTTTAACAAACCCCATTCTCTATAATTATAAGCATCCATTTGGATATTAATATCTTGTCCTTGCCTAACAAATCCAATATCTTTAGGAGAAATATAGATTTCAGCAACCAAACTATCATTTGGAGAAATGTTGGCTATTAGTTGATTTTGAACTAAATAACTATTTGGTTGAATACCTTCCAATTCTTGAATTGTGCCATCTATTGGTGCAAGGACAAAGTATTTTCTTTTTAACTCAAATAACTTTTCTAATTCGATAGCTAATACTCTGTTCTCTTGCTCATAGTTGATAAGTTTTCCTTCCCATTCAGATTTTGAAGTTTTAAATAATTGTTCTTTTTGGGATACTGCTCTATCAAACTCATATTCACTATTTTCAAATTCTTTACTTGAAATAAGATCTTTTTGATATAGTACTTTATCTCTTTCTTTTTGTTTTTGTGCACGTTCTAAAAGAAAAGTTAACTCATTAATGCGTTCTAGAAAAAGGCTATAATCTTTTAAAAACATTGTAGACCTAAATTTAATTTGATTAGAAATATTGAAATCATTTGCCTCAATCAAAGTAATTAAATCTGAGATGTAGTTTTTATTTCTGTTTATATCAATTTTTTTCACTTCAATTTCTGCTTCAATTGTTGAGACATCAAAAACTAGCAAAGTATCTCCTTTTAATACTTTTTGATTATCATTTAATTTAAGAGAGATTAACTTTCCAGTAATTGGAGCAACAATCTGGAAATTTTCATTTTTTGTTTTTATAATACCCCTTGCTTGAGTAAATGTATCCACATAAATAAAAGGGAGGGAACTAAAACTGAAAATTAGAAATAACAAAATTGAAGAATATATGATTTGGCTTTTAAAAGATATTTCTTCTAAGTAAAATTCTTTACCTTTTTCAAAAAATATAGCTGGAAAGATTTTCATGAAAAATTAAAATTCTAAAACAGTCCCAATGCTAAAACCAAAATGCTCATCAAGCATAATTTCTTCCGGTAAAAAACCTTTGCTTTTGTACAATAAACCTAATTTTACACCAAAACCTTTTAACCATTTTTCTTTTTCCCTAAATAGATTGTAATTCAATGTTAAATCTATAGCTCCTCCAGTAAATGATTTATTAGTAAAAAAATCAAAAGATTTAGGTTGTGTCCAAAAGTGTGTAGCGATTGTGGTAGAAAATCTATTAGTAATATTATAATCATGTAAACTTAAACCATAACCATAAAACCAATTAGACTCATTTTGAAATTGCCTGCAATAAAAATGGATATTGTACTTTTCATCAATTTTTAACCAAATATTTTCATCGATAAAATCTCCAAATGGTGCCATTGTGAAACCTATACCAAAATTACCTTTTATATTCTCAGATAAATAAAAATTTCTTTTCCCAATTATATTTGAATTCAGTAAGTTTAATAATGAACGCCACCCAAATCTTTTTACTAAATTTCGTTCTTTTTCAGAAAGAGAATTATAATCAGTATATCGGTGAAACTCCATATTTGGTCTATAAATATGTCTTGCGAAACCGTAGATATCATGACCTACAATATCTCTTTCCAGTTCATCAATTTCCTCTTTACTCTCACCTTTATATTTGAATAAGCCCATCAAATAATATTGTAAAATGGCGAGCTTTCTATATGAATATTCCCACTCAATATTTTTATAAACATCTTCCTCAAATGCCATTATCGTTTCAATTCTTCTTGTAAGCATATAATCAGATTCTAACCCAGCGGAATGAAGCCGAATGTAATTTGGCAAATCTGTATCACGTAAAATTTTAAGATCAATATCTCTAACTCCAATTACAGTAGCAGCACCGTATGAATTTATAAAGGGTTTTGATATTGACCCCAAATTTTTTGCTGTTAGAATTGACCTGTGCCCTTCTTCATGTGTTAATGGAATAGTAAATAGCGACAACACTATTTGAAGAAAACTTAACATCTTTTTGTTTTCAACCAATTCATCTAATTCTTTATTGAGTATTCTCAGAGAACTTAGATAATTTTGGTTAGTTTGTTTCATTGTAAATAAAAGAGCGGGAGAATCTTTAATGATAAAATCATATTTATATATATTATTTGTTAAGGAATCTTGACAAAATATTTGAATAGATAAAAAGAAGAAAAAAAGAAATATTTTCATTGTTTTATTTTTTATGTTTGAAGTAATGCGTTGTTAACGATCATGAAATTACTTGACCTACCCTAAATAAATAATTTATTCACTTCATTATTCAATTCATGATAGGTCAAATATAAAATATTACCCAAATAACCAATCAATTAACGCTTCCATTCCTTTATAACCAAGATATACACCTATCATAAAAGTTGTAAATTCACCTCCATTAATTTCACTTATTTCAGTTGCGTTTAATTCTACTACTCCGTTAATTTCATTCATATTATGTTTCATTTTTTTCTCCGTCTTTTTAATATTTTTTTTAACCAAATAACCAATCACCAAGTGCATATAAACCAGCAGCTAAAGCTCCGATGGCTACACCCCATAAAAATTCTTCTAATGATCCACCTTCAATCTCTAAAAGTTCTTTTTTTGAAAGATTTTGAGTTCCATCAATAGCAAATAATTTGTCATTCATAAAACCTCCATTTTTTATTAAATTATAATAGCCTAAGTATTAGGCAATTCTAACTTAATTTTTTTAAGTGCAATATCATTGCACTTTAGCAAATAATCATAAAATACTTCCCCTCCATATATATTTTTTACTTTTTCATTAGTAATAATTTTTACAGAGTATTTTATTTCTAAATTAAAATCGTTGTCATAATAAAAAGTTTCCATCTTTTTATTATACTTGATGGGGGCACCAATTGCACGTAAATATTCTATAATATTGAATAATTGTCTTCTACAAATATTTAAT is a window from the Ignavibacteriota bacterium genome containing:
- a CDS encoding peptidase domain-containing ABC transporter — protein: MASVNIKQHDITDCGAACLASISAHYKLFVPISKIRQFASTDKKGTNVLGLIEAAEKLKYQAKGVKGNLESLSKIPLPAIAHVIVKEVLQHYVVIYKVRKDSVWIMDPAEGKTCKRNIESFEKEWTGVLVLLLPSDNFIEKDEKVSIYKRFWFLIKPHKKVWIQALLGALFYTIIGLFTSIYIEKITDYVIPNGNKNLLNLLSVIFLILIVFQIFLGTVKNLFILKTGQHIDARLILGYYKHLLTLPQRFFDTMRVGEIISRINDAIKIRNFINDASIDFMLNIFIVFFSFSLMFIYSYKLALVILLAIPIYSFLYFIINKLNKKTERKMMENAALLESNFVESLSSINTIKSMGVEEYTNFKTEMSFIQLLKTIYKSGKNSIFSNYSSETISKLFVLILFWIGSYYVIENEITLGTLFLFYALLGYFNQPISSLIKMNSTIQNALIAADRLFEIMDLEHEKNDQFKKEQFSTEIEDIILKDISFSYGSRKEIFSNLDFIIKKGKLNVLAGESGTGKSTILNILQNIYSIKNGQILFGQIDINHIQTKSLRKNVVAVPQQIDLFKGSLIENIAFGDYEPNINKISEDINVFGFNKFIYGLPNGIESYVEEKGVNFSGGEKQKIGILRAFYKNPKIILLDETTSAMDGNSEIKVISALKEFSKTGITILFVTHRVSVMKLADNVSFLKNGKIVEQGDYKTLISRKGEFYSFLQN
- a CDS encoding HlyD family efflux transporter periplasmic adaptor subunit, whose amino-acid sequence is MKIFPAIFFEKGKEFYLEEISFKSQIIYSSILLFLIFSFSSLPFIYVDTFTQARGIIKTKNENFQIVAPITGKLISLKLNDNQKVLKGDTLLVFDVSTIEAEIEVKKIDINRNKNYISDLITLIEANDFNISNQIKFRSTMFLKDYSLFLERINELTFLLERAQKQKERDKVLYQKDLISSKEFENSEYEFDRAVSQKEQLFKTSKSEWEGKLINYEQENRVLAIELEKLFELKRKYFVLAPIDGTIQELEGIQPNSYLVQNQLIANISPNDSLVAEIYISPKDIGFVRQGQDINIQMDAYNYREWGLLKGKVIVVSDDVVILNNSYFFKVICKTSQNFLELNYNLKGNLKKGMTFTANFLHNKRSLYNLLFDKIDDFVNPQLNNQN